From Brassica rapa cultivar Chiifu-401-42 chromosome A06, CAAS_Brap_v3.01, whole genome shotgun sequence:
ACCAAGAACATTCACTACTATCTCCACTGCCGAAAGGCTGTGTCTCACGTCCGAAGCAACAGCTAGCGTTCTTAGCATTATTCCCCTGcaaataatcaaaaaatacCAGTTCAATTCAAGATTCTGCAGAACATGTCTTCACATAGAAACAGAGATATAAACAGAGAGATAGAGGACAAATACGTGTAGATTGAGACAAAGATCTCAGGAACCATTCCAACAAGGGAGCCTAAGATGTAAGGACCGTAGTGAACTCCAGTGGCCAATGCGCAGTAGTTGTAAATCATGTAAGGGAATGGAGAGACACGGATTAACGTGACTGCTTGAAACTGATGAAACCAGGTTCCTTCACCGGCTGCTCGAAGTATTGCTGCCTTTTTCGGGTATTGCTTCAACCATTCCTGCAGGTGATCATCTAAAGCTCAATAAGTATATAAACCAAAGAACGTATAAGATCCTCCAAGTAACTGTGATGATGCTTACTTGCATCTTGTGGAGGAAGAGATGTCCGATTAGGAAAGGAAGAGTAACACCAATAGATGCTGCTGACAGAATCAAGAGAAACCCTTTCCCATAACCAAAGGTAAGACCGGCCATCCACATGGAAGGAGAGGAAGGAAGAAGAATGGTTGGGAACAATGCCACTGAGGCAAAGAGGAGAAGACCAAGCATAGGGATGCTGAATGTGCTTCTCACCCACTTTATAAACGGAATAAGTTCCTGAAATACACACACCAAACATTATTGAGGGATTAACTTCACGTTGCTGATCTCAAGGAATGCAATATATCAATTTAACAGCTAAAAAACCTTTCAAAAAAACACATACAGGCtaaaaaaagttttacattACAACATAAACTAGGGGAGTAATGTTTTTAGCATTGCTTGAAGACTAGTTTGAAACAAATCAAACATGGAACATGAAGACCACCAGACAAAACACAAGACTCATAAATCATTTGTTCATAGGTTCTACAGCGCCaaaatttagtttttgaaaGCTAAAAACCTAAAACACGCTCAATCTTAAATACACAAGAACACTAATTTTTCAAACatcaaaacccaaaaacaaAAGTAGCTGAATAATCAGACCCATAAAAAAGAACAAACCTTTTCGATCAAAAATGGACCAATCCATTTAATGATTACAAATGCCAATACACCCACACAAGCTACGAGGAAAATCAATTTAACCCAGAACCACACCGACGTCACCGACCCAATCGAACATCCTGATGATTCACCACGagatccttcttcttcatcctccgATCCTCCTCTTAATTTCACATAATCACCATTCTCTAGATCCTCCATTCTCGATTTCAGCTCAGGCACCGTCTTATCGATGCCATCGCCGTACGTCATCGATCGAGTGaagatgcaaaaaaaaaatcttttaaacgTCT
This genomic window contains:
- the LOC103872002 gene encoding transmembrane protein 64, which codes for MTYGDGIDKTVPELKSRMEDLENGDYVKLRGGSEDEEEGSRGESSGCSIGSVTSVWFWVKLIFLVACVGVLAFVIIKWIGPFLIEKELIPFIKWVRSTFSIPMLGLLLFASVALFPTILLPSSPSMWMAGLTFGYGKGFLLILSAASIGVTLPFLIGHLFLHKMQEWLKQYPKKAAILRAAGEGTWFHQFQAVTLIRVSPFPYMIYNYCALATGVHYGPYILGSLVGMVPEIFVSIYTGIMLRTLAVASDVRHSLSAVEIVVNVLGFCVTASATIVCTIYAKKKLSAMQSEEAETP